The stretch of DNA CTGTCTTTGTGACAAACGGGTTTCACCTAGCCGCCGGATCGGGGGTTTTCTTGCGATAGCGGCAGAGGTCCGCGACCACGCATCGCCAGCATTCGGGTGTCCGCGCCTTGCAGGTGTAGCGGCCATGCAGGATTAGCCAATGATGCGCCCTCAGCCGAAACGGGGCGGGGGTTTGCTTGTCGAGTTTCTTCTCGACGCTGAGCGGGGTCTTTCCGGGCGCGAGGCCGGTGCGATTGCCGACGCGAAAGATGTGCGTGTCGACGGCGAACGTTTCCTGTCCGAAAGCCTCGTTGAGAACGACATTGGCGGTCTTGCGCCCCACGCCGGGGAGGCTCTCCAACGCCGCCCGGTCCGCGGGCACCTCGCCGCCATGTTCCTCGACCAGGATGCGGGCAGCGCGGATGACGTTCTTCGCCTTCTGATTGAACAGGCCGAGTGTCTTGAT from Sphingomicrobium sp. XHP0239 encodes:
- the nth gene encoding endonuclease III produces the protein MKKDDIFAFYSRLAEDNPEPEAELAYSNPYQLVVAVALSAQSTDVGVNKATKSLFERVQTPQQMLDLGEDELKAHIKTLGLFNQKAKNVIRAARILVEEHGGEVPADRAALESLPGVGRKTANVVLNEAFGQETFAVDTHIFRVGNRTGLAPGKTPLSVEKKLDKQTPAPFRLRAHHWLILHGRYTCKARTPECWRCVVADLCRYRKKTPDPAAR